A single region of the Variovorax paradoxus genome encodes:
- a CDS encoding enoyl-CoA hydratase, with protein MSYENIEVRTEAGKVGIITLNRPKALNALNDALMTELGQALKAFDADDAIGCIILTGSERAFAAGADIAAMAKYSFIDTYKGDYITRNWETIRSIRKPVIAAVSGFALGGGCELAMMCDFIIAADNAKFGQPEIKIGVIPGAGGTQRLPRAVGKSKAMDMALTARMMDAAEAERAGLVSRVVPYEKLADEALGAALIIAGYSQIAVMAAKESVNRAFESGLSDGVMFERRLFHALFATADQKEGMDAFLNKRQPDFKNA; from the coding sequence ATGAGCTACGAAAACATCGAAGTGCGGACCGAAGCAGGCAAGGTCGGCATCATCACCCTCAACCGCCCCAAGGCGCTGAATGCGCTGAACGACGCGCTGATGACCGAGTTGGGCCAGGCGCTCAAGGCCTTCGATGCCGACGATGCCATCGGCTGCATCATCCTGACGGGCAGCGAACGCGCCTTTGCGGCCGGCGCCGACATCGCGGCCATGGCCAAGTACAGCTTCATCGACACCTACAAGGGCGACTACATCACGCGCAACTGGGAAACGATCCGCTCGATCCGCAAGCCGGTGATCGCGGCCGTGAGCGGCTTTGCACTGGGCGGCGGCTGCGAGCTCGCGATGATGTGCGACTTCATCATCGCGGCCGACAACGCCAAGTTCGGCCAGCCCGAAATCAAGATCGGCGTGATCCCCGGCGCCGGCGGCACGCAGCGCCTGCCGCGCGCGGTGGGCAAGAGCAAGGCGATGGACATGGCGCTCACCGCCCGCATGATGGACGCGGCCGAAGCCGAGCGCGCGGGCCTCGTAAGCCGCGTGGTGCCTTACGAAAAGCTGGCCGACGAGGCGCTGGGCGCCGCGCTGATCATTGCCGGCTACTCGCAGATCGCCGTGATGGCGGCCAAGGAGTCGGTCAACCGCGCCTTCGAAAGCGGCCTCTCCGACGGCGTGATGTTCGAGCGCCGGCTGTTCCACGCGCTGTTTGCCACGGCCGACCAGAAGGAAGGCATGGACGCCTTCCTCAACAAGCGCCAGCCCGACTTCAAGAACGCCTGA
- a CDS encoding sigma-70 family RNA polymerase sigma factor has translation MSALPRAPSAKAATERDAMPDDQLMLAYARGDGAAFDVLYARHEGGLFRFVKRLLGARLAAQADEVFQDTWVRIISARDSFSPQGAAWRTWAFTIAHNLAMDRLRVSGREVALDPHPDDGDDAVPTLDRGVRGAGDAAAHPSAEELAFWRAAGRRLLACLDELPPEQRAAFLLHHEDGLTVEALAASLEIGFETVRSRLRYGLQKLRGCMERYLSVLEQRA, from the coding sequence ATGTCCGCGCTCCCCCGCGCCCCTTCCGCCAAAGCCGCCACCGAACGCGACGCCATGCCCGACGACCAGTTGATGCTGGCCTACGCGCGCGGCGACGGCGCCGCGTTCGACGTGCTCTACGCGCGCCACGAGGGCGGGCTGTTCCGCTTCGTCAAGCGGCTGCTGGGCGCGCGGCTGGCGGCGCAGGCCGACGAGGTGTTCCAGGACACCTGGGTGCGCATCATTTCCGCGCGCGACAGCTTTTCGCCGCAAGGCGCCGCCTGGCGAACCTGGGCTTTCACCATCGCGCACAACCTGGCCATGGACCGGTTGCGCGTGAGCGGCCGAGAAGTGGCGCTCGACCCCCATCCGGACGACGGCGACGATGCCGTGCCCACGCTCGACCGTGGCGTGCGCGGCGCGGGCGATGCCGCGGCGCATCCTTCGGCCGAGGAGCTCGCGTTCTGGCGCGCCGCCGGCCGCCGATTGTTGGCCTGCCTTGACGAACTGCCGCCCGAGCAGCGCGCCGCATTCCTGCTGCACCATGAAGACGGGCTGACGGTCGAGGCGCTCGCGGCAAGCCTGGAAATCGGATTCGAAACCGTGCGCAGCCGGCTGCGCTACGGGCTGCAGAAACTGCGTGGCTGCATGGAGCGCTATCTGTCGGTGCTGGAGCAACGCGCATGA
- a CDS encoding PLP-dependent aminotransferase family protein, which translates to MKRYEALAADIETSIRQGTLKTGDRLPSVRQTGESRGVSASTVFQAYYLLEARGLVRARDRSGYYVTAGGLRDAPPEANLTSRPAEGPKSLDVSGHVFDILEASMSRKVVPFGSAFPSPLLFPLARLGQFMAASAKSLDPWSTVDDLTPGSAALRRQIALRYLGDAMQVPADEIVVTNGALEALNLCLAAVTRPGDSVIVESPTFYAALQALERMGLRAIEVPTHPGEGIDLDALELAIAAHRPKACWLMTTFQNPLGSLMPEAKKKALVELLARHALPLIEDDVYAELYFGDRRPPPAKAFDTQGLVLHCSSFSKCLAPGYRIGWVSAGRFARSVARLKLTTTLSTSVPAQLALASYLEKGGLDKHLRKLRQTLAVQQASFAQAVGHYFPAGTRATRPLGGYFMWVELPAHVNALDIHSQALELGISVAPGPIFSATRGFAHCLRLNYGHAWDAQAEKAMQTLGHLVAKAAAEGPVREKIAP; encoded by the coding sequence ATGAAGCGCTACGAAGCCCTTGCCGCCGATATCGAGACATCGATTCGCCAAGGCACGCTGAAGACCGGCGACCGCCTGCCTTCGGTGCGGCAGACCGGCGAGAGCCGGGGCGTGAGCGCGTCCACCGTGTTCCAGGCGTATTACCTGCTGGAAGCGCGCGGACTGGTGCGTGCGCGCGACCGCTCGGGCTACTACGTCACGGCCGGCGGGCTGCGCGATGCCCCGCCCGAGGCCAATCTCACTTCGCGCCCGGCCGAGGGGCCAAAGTCGCTCGACGTGAGCGGCCACGTGTTCGACATCCTCGAAGCCAGCATGTCGCGCAAGGTGGTTCCTTTCGGCTCGGCGTTTCCGAGCCCGCTGCTGTTTCCGCTCGCGCGGCTGGGCCAGTTCATGGCCGCCAGCGCCAAGTCGCTCGACCCGTGGAGCACGGTGGACGACCTGACGCCCGGCAGCGCGGCACTGCGCCGGCAGATCGCACTGCGCTACCTTGGCGACGCCATGCAGGTGCCGGCCGATGAAATCGTCGTCACCAACGGCGCGCTGGAGGCGCTCAACCTGTGCCTTGCGGCGGTTACGCGGCCTGGCGATTCGGTGATCGTCGAATCGCCCACCTTCTATGCGGCCCTGCAGGCGCTGGAGCGCATGGGCCTGCGCGCGATCGAGGTGCCGACGCATCCTGGCGAAGGCATCGATCTCGACGCGCTGGAGCTCGCCATTGCGGCCCACCGGCCCAAGGCCTGCTGGCTGATGACGACCTTCCAGAACCCGCTCGGCAGCCTGATGCCCGAGGCGAAGAAGAAGGCGCTGGTCGAACTGCTCGCGCGGCACGCGCTGCCGCTGATCGAAGACGACGTGTACGCAGAGCTCTATTTCGGCGACCGGCGCCCGCCTCCGGCCAAGGCCTTCGACACGCAGGGCCTCGTGCTGCATTGCTCTTCATTCTCGAAGTGCCTGGCACCGGGCTACCGCATCGGGTGGGTGTCGGCAGGGCGCTTTGCGCGCTCGGTGGCGCGGCTGAAGCTGACCACCACGCTCAGCACTTCGGTGCCTGCGCAGCTCGCGCTGGCCAGCTATCTGGAGAAGGGCGGCCTCGACAAGCACCTGCGCAAGCTCCGTCAGACTTTGGCCGTGCAACAGGCGAGCTTTGCGCAAGCTGTGGGCCACTACTTTCCGGCGGGCACGCGGGCCACGCGGCCGCTTGGCGGGTACTTCATGTGGGTCGAGTTGCCGGCGCACGTGAATGCGCTCGACATTCATAGCCAGGCGCTGGAGCTTGGCATCAGCGTGGCGCCGGGGCCGATCTTTTCGGCGACCCGCGGCTTTGCGCATTGCCTGCGCCTGAACTACGGCCATGCGTGGGACGCGCAGGCCGAAAAGGCGATGCAAACCTTGGGGCATTTGGTGGCCAAGGCAGCGGCCGAAGGCCCGGTGCGCGAGAAAATCGCGCCGTGA
- a CDS encoding c-type cytochrome has product MSAGVKWARRAAVLVAILVAVAAAALWVGNELATRKMRRTVEVAVQPVAFRSASDSAALERGRYLYASRGCVDCHGAAANGRTFLDDGNGMRIAGPNISPGPGSVVAGYTPVDWVRAIRHGVSRSGRPLMVMPSEDYNRWTDDDLASLVAYLRFKEPASGAGAVVELPLPVRALYGFGWMEDAAAKIDHTRPPEQPVPESVTVKHGAYVANMCIGCHGAKLSGGKIPGGPPEWPAASNLTPGEGSAMVRYPDADAMLALFKTGKRPDGSAVKVMPFESLREMNDTDVRALHLYLKSLPAGPKS; this is encoded by the coding sequence ATGAGTGCCGGCGTCAAATGGGCAAGGCGCGCGGCAGTGCTCGTGGCCATTCTGGTTGCCGTTGCGGCCGCGGCGCTGTGGGTCGGAAACGAGCTTGCAACGCGCAAGATGCGGCGTACGGTCGAAGTCGCGGTGCAGCCCGTCGCCTTCCGCAGTGCGAGCGACAGCGCAGCGCTCGAGCGGGGGCGCTACCTGTATGCGTCCCGCGGCTGCGTCGACTGCCACGGTGCAGCGGCCAACGGCCGCACGTTCCTGGACGACGGCAACGGGATGCGCATTGCGGGGCCGAACATCAGCCCGGGGCCGGGCAGCGTGGTGGCGGGCTACACCCCGGTGGACTGGGTGCGTGCCATCCGGCATGGCGTCTCGCGCAGCGGCCGGCCGCTCATGGTGATGCCCAGCGAGGACTACAACCGCTGGACCGACGACGACCTCGCGTCGCTGGTGGCCTACCTGCGCTTCAAGGAACCTGCGAGCGGTGCAGGCGCAGTGGTCGAACTGCCGCTGCCGGTGCGGGCCCTCTACGGATTTGGCTGGATGGAGGATGCCGCGGCAAAGATCGACCACACCCGGCCGCCCGAACAGCCCGTGCCCGAAAGCGTGACCGTGAAGCACGGCGCGTATGTGGCCAACATGTGCATCGGCTGCCACGGCGCGAAGCTCAGCGGCGGCAAGATTCCCGGAGGTCCGCCGGAATGGCCTGCAGCCTCCAACCTGACGCCGGGCGAAGGAAGCGCCATGGTGCGCTATCCGGATGCGGACGCGATGCTGGCGCTGTTCAAGACCGGCAAGCGGCCCGACGGGTCGGCGGTGAAGGTCATGCCCTTCGAATCGCTCCGCGAGATGAACGACACCGACGTGCGCGCGCTGCACCTGTACCTGAAAAGCCTGCCGGCAGGTCCCAAAAGCTAG
- a CDS encoding M61 family metallopeptidase: protein MAAPTTASRRARAAAPAAAVRYRIECADLHAHLFSVTLTIDAPSAQQRVTLPVWIPGSYLVREFAKNLQGLRAVQGRRKPVLTQLDKCSWQIDCVPGQPLVLHYQVCAYDNSVRTAWLDAERGFFNGTSLCLRVEGQTDAPHALDIVAPALPPDDAPWSCATALVPTKTDKHGFGSYLAAGYDELADSPVEMGAFWSAEFEACGVPHRFVIAGAAASFDGERLIADTQAICEAEIRFWHGDKAGKRGGPKLPIDRYVFMLNAVDDGYGGLEHRHSTALICNRRDLPQRNAKKQPEGYTTLMGLISHEYFHTWNVKRMRPAEFAHYDYGRENYTQLLWFFEGFTSYYDDLLLRRAGRIDDAGYLRLLNKTINQVLQTPGRLVQPVADASFDAWIKYYRQDEQTPNSTVSYYTKGALVALCFDLTLRREGRGTLDDVMRHLWMQSGGGPISEADMASALEAVGGRSYAAEIAQWVHSTDELPLSDLLRAHGVAALEDPSQPAQALGMRVAEANGSVQVKVVLRGGTAEKAGFSANDEWIGIEMPAAGKKGQQRPAQAWRITKLDDLALYLGDATRFTALVARDRKLLRLPLVRPEGATTWRLFLHDTAKVAAWLAPARR from the coding sequence ATGGCCGCGCCGACGACCGCTTCTCGGCGCGCGCGAGCGGCTGCGCCGGCCGCCGCGGTGCGCTATCGCATCGAATGCGCGGACTTGCACGCGCACCTCTTCAGCGTGACGCTGACCATCGACGCGCCCTCCGCGCAGCAGCGCGTGACGCTGCCCGTGTGGATTCCGGGCAGCTACCTGGTGCGCGAGTTCGCCAAGAACCTGCAGGGCCTGCGCGCCGTTCAAGGGCGCCGCAAGCCCGTGCTGACGCAGCTCGACAAGTGCAGCTGGCAGATCGATTGCGTGCCGGGGCAACCGCTGGTGCTGCACTACCAGGTGTGCGCCTACGACAACTCGGTGCGCACCGCCTGGCTCGACGCCGAGCGAGGCTTCTTCAATGGCACGAGCCTGTGCCTGCGGGTAGAGGGCCAGACCGATGCGCCGCATGCGCTGGACATCGTTGCGCCCGCGCTGCCACCAGACGATGCGCCCTGGTCGTGCGCCACTGCGCTCGTTCCGACGAAAACCGACAAGCACGGCTTCGGCAGCTACCTGGCCGCCGGCTACGACGAGCTGGCCGACAGCCCGGTCGAGATGGGCGCCTTCTGGAGCGCGGAGTTCGAGGCCTGCGGCGTGCCGCACCGCTTCGTCATTGCGGGTGCCGCAGCCTCGTTCGACGGCGAGCGGCTGATTGCCGACACGCAGGCCATCTGCGAAGCCGAGATCCGCTTCTGGCATGGCGACAAGGCCGGCAAGCGCGGCGGGCCCAAGCTGCCCATCGACCGCTACGTGTTCATGCTCAACGCGGTGGACGACGGCTATGGCGGCCTCGAGCACCGGCACTCCACGGCGCTGATCTGCAACCGGCGCGACCTGCCGCAGCGCAACGCCAAGAAGCAGCCCGAGGGCTACACCACGCTGATGGGGCTGATCAGCCACGAGTACTTCCACACCTGGAACGTCAAGCGCATGCGCCCGGCTGAGTTTGCGCACTACGACTATGGCCGCGAAAACTACACGCAACTGCTCTGGTTCTTCGAGGGCTTTACCAGCTACTACGACGACCTGCTGCTGCGCCGCGCCGGCCGCATCGACGACGCAGGCTACTTGCGCCTGCTCAACAAGACCATCAACCAGGTGCTGCAGACCCCCGGCCGGCTGGTTCAGCCGGTGGCCGACGCAAGCTTCGACGCCTGGATCAAGTATTACCGGCAGGACGAGCAGACGCCCAACAGCACCGTCAGCTACTACACCAAGGGCGCGCTCGTGGCACTGTGCTTCGACCTGACGCTGCGGCGCGAAGGCAGGGGCACGCTCGACGACGTGATGCGCCACCTGTGGATGCAAAGCGGCGGCGGCCCGATCAGCGAAGCCGACATGGCCTCGGCGCTCGAAGCCGTGGGCGGCCGCTCTTATGCAGCCGAAATTGCGCAATGGGTGCATTCCACCGACGAGCTGCCGCTTTCGGACTTGCTGCGCGCGCACGGCGTGGCCGCACTCGAAGACCCCTCGCAGCCGGCACAGGCATTGGGCATGCGCGTGGCCGAAGCCAACGGCAGCGTTCAGGTCAAGGTGGTGCTGCGCGGCGGCACGGCGGAGAAAGCTGGCTTCTCGGCCAACGACGAGTGGATCGGTATCGAGATGCCGGCCGCCGGCAAGAAAGGGCAGCAACGTCCCGCGCAAGCCTGGCGCATCACCAAGCTCGACGACCTGGCGCTGTACCTGGGCGATGCCACGCGCTTCACCGCGCTGGTAGCGCGCGACCGCAAGCTGCTGAGGCTCCCGCTGGTGCGGCCGGAAGGTGCCACCACGTGGCGGCTGTTCCTGCACGACACGGCAAAAGTGGCGGCCTGGCTCGCGCCCGCGCGGCGCTGA
- the alkB gene encoding DNA oxidative demethylase AlkB gives MTLDLFSDAPDADLPRGREAIGPGAFVLRGFALPFVDELLPALNEVEQRAAFRHLVTPGGLTMSVAMTNCGRLGWISDRRGYRYGELDPETGRPWPPMPAVFEHLAQAAAAEAGYEGFAPDACLVNRYEPGTRLSLHQDKDERDYGAPIVSVSLGMPATFLFGGLARGDKAARIPLGHGDVVVWGGPDRLRYHGVLPLADRPHALLGSRRINLTFRKAG, from the coding sequence GTGACGCTCGATCTTTTTTCCGATGCTCCAGATGCCGACCTGCCGCGCGGCAGAGAGGCCATCGGCCCGGGCGCATTCGTGCTGCGTGGATTCGCGTTGCCCTTCGTGGACGAACTTCTGCCGGCATTGAACGAGGTCGAACAGCGCGCCGCATTCCGGCACCTCGTGACGCCGGGCGGCCTCACCATGTCCGTGGCGATGACCAACTGTGGCCGCCTCGGCTGGATCTCGGACCGGCGCGGCTACCGCTACGGCGAACTCGATCCCGAGACCGGCCGGCCCTGGCCACCGATGCCCGCCGTGTTCGAGCACCTGGCGCAAGCCGCCGCCGCCGAAGCGGGGTACGAAGGCTTCGCGCCGGACGCCTGCCTGGTCAACCGCTACGAGCCCGGCACGCGGCTGTCGCTGCACCAGGACAAGGACGAGCGCGACTATGGCGCGCCCATCGTCTCGGTTTCGCTCGGCATGCCCGCCACGTTTCTTTTCGGCGGGCTCGCGCGCGGCGACAAGGCCGCTCGCATTCCACTCGGGCACGGCGATGTCGTCGTCTGGGGCGGGCCGGACCGGCTGCGCTACCACGGCGTGCTGCCGCTCGCAGACCGGCCGCATGCGCTGCTCGGCAGCCGGCGCATCAACCTCACTTTCCGCAAGGCGGGCTGA
- a CDS encoding c-type cytochrome, producing MKTVRHFFASLAGIALLLLLGGHGAAMAAGGIEQRVAACIACHGREGATTNAGYFPRLSGKPAGYLFNQLRSFRDGRRFNADMTYMVQHLSDAYLMEMAEYFAGLDLPYPPVSAASDATPAQMARGRQLALEGDAARRIPACVQCHGAALTGVQPTIPGLLGLPRLYVSSQLGAWLTSERHALAPDCMAEIGRRMTTADINAVASWLAVQPMPADPKPVSSLPAALPIACGGMPK from the coding sequence ATGAAGACCGTGCGCCACTTTTTCGCAAGCCTTGCAGGAATCGCATTGCTGTTGCTGCTCGGCGGCCACGGGGCTGCCATGGCGGCGGGTGGCATCGAGCAGCGCGTGGCCGCCTGCATTGCCTGCCACGGACGCGAAGGCGCCACCACCAATGCCGGCTACTTTCCGCGCCTGTCCGGCAAACCCGCGGGTTATCTGTTCAACCAGCTGCGGAGCTTTCGCGACGGCCGGCGCTTCAATGCCGACATGACCTACATGGTGCAGCACCTCTCCGATGCGTACCTGATGGAAATGGCCGAATACTTTGCGGGCCTGGACCTGCCCTACCCGCCCGTCTCGGCCGCGAGCGATGCAACGCCCGCGCAGATGGCGCGCGGCCGCCAACTGGCGCTCGAAGGCGATGCGGCCCGCCGCATTCCGGCCTGCGTGCAATGCCACGGCGCTGCGCTCACCGGCGTGCAGCCGACCATTCCGGGGCTGCTCGGGTTGCCTCGCCTTTACGTTTCTTCGCAGCTCGGCGCGTGGCTTACCAGCGAGCGGCATGCGCTCGCACCCGACTGCATGGCCGAGATCGGCCGCCGCATGACCACCGCCGACATCAACGCCGTGGCCAGCTGGCTTGCAGTGCAGCCCATGCCGGCCGACCCGAAGCCCGTGTCATCTTTGCCCGCAGCGCTGCCGATCGCGTGCGGCGGCATGCCGAAGTGA
- a CDS encoding TetR/AcrR family transcriptional regulator: MDSTIGFMAPSIPLPAALAESLVAPRPGLLKRERTRLQLVQAAIKVFSARGYAAATMLEVAAVAGMTTGTVYNHFKTKDELAGAVALWLAETLCQRISDSQAGVAEGAQRMAIGIQRYIWLAHESPAWALLMLDVAAAAPSLLLEIQHYALADMRLGIKQKSFRVPSEAAAMDVLNGAVTQAMRSVAMGGLPATHGREVATCLLRAFGMEPTAAKQVAYRPLPPFPALADAPVKAPVKAPGRAKQPRKSNG; this comes from the coding sequence ATGGATAGTACGATCGGCTTCATGGCACCGTCCATACCACTTCCGGCCGCCCTGGCCGAAAGTCTTGTGGCGCCCCGGCCGGGCCTCTTGAAGCGCGAGCGCACGCGGCTGCAGCTGGTGCAGGCCGCCATCAAGGTATTCAGCGCACGCGGTTACGCGGCGGCCACCATGCTGGAGGTTGCGGCGGTGGCTGGCATGACGACCGGCACCGTCTACAACCACTTCAAAACCAAGGATGAGCTGGCCGGCGCCGTGGCGCTGTGGCTAGCGGAAACGCTGTGCCAACGCATCTCGGACAGCCAGGCCGGCGTGGCCGAGGGGGCGCAGCGCATGGCGATCGGTATCCAGCGCTACATCTGGCTCGCGCACGAAAGCCCCGCATGGGCGCTGCTGATGCTGGATGTCGCCGCGGCGGCGCCCTCGCTGCTGCTCGAGATCCAGCACTACGCGCTGGCCGACATGCGCCTTGGCATCAAGCAGAAGAGCTTTCGGGTGCCGAGCGAAGCGGCTGCCATGGACGTGTTGAACGGCGCCGTGACCCAGGCCATGCGCAGCGTGGCGATGGGGGGCTTGCCCGCCACTCATGGGCGAGAAGTGGCAACCTGCCTGCTGCGGGCATTCGGCATGGAACCAACCGCGGCCAAGCAGGTGGCCTATCGTCCCCTGCCGCCTTTTCCGGCGCTGGCCGATGCGCCAGTCAAGGCCCCGGTCAAGGCGCCGGGGCGCGCCAAGCAGCCGCGCAAGTCCAACGGATGA
- a CDS encoding c-type cytochrome — protein sequence MRYLGWTLLVLVLLLGGAAGGIVALNLRGEDPLPEHAETFNATPQQVEHGRYLALAGNCAGCHTTRGGQPYAGGLPIETPFGTVYSSNLTPDDKSGIGGWSSAHFWRAMHNGRSKDGRLLYPAFPYPNFTQVTREDSDAIYAFLRSVPPAQVPNLAHRLRFPYDTQAALAVWRALSFKPESFVANAGKPAEWNRGAYLVGGLGHCIACHGPRDSLGATQTQLGLSGGLIAVENWYAPSLADPHEAGVADWPTAEVVALLKSGIAPRGSVMGPMADVVFRSTQYLSEADLAAMASYLKDLPGAPAPASGASVRPAIAVRRDAGTMVRGAKIYDQRCAYCHGDQGQGVPGAFPPLAGNRAVNMAQTANLIQVIAHGGYLPSTEGNPRPYGMPPFGHLLDAADVAAVLTFIRGSWGNDSPPVTQLDTMRR from the coding sequence ATGCGATATCTCGGCTGGACGCTGCTGGTTCTGGTGCTGCTGCTCGGCGGCGCGGCCGGCGGTATCGTGGCGCTGAACCTGCGCGGCGAAGACCCGCTGCCCGAACACGCCGAAACCTTCAACGCCACGCCCCAGCAGGTCGAGCACGGGCGCTATCTTGCGCTGGCCGGCAACTGCGCCGGCTGCCACACCACGCGGGGCGGCCAGCCCTATGCCGGCGGCCTGCCGATCGAGACGCCATTTGGCACCGTGTATTCGAGCAACCTGACGCCCGATGACAAATCCGGCATCGGCGGCTGGAGCAGCGCGCATTTCTGGCGGGCCATGCACAACGGCCGCAGCAAGGACGGCCGGCTTTTGTATCCCGCGTTCCCGTATCCCAACTTCACGCAGGTCACGCGTGAAGATTCGGACGCCATCTACGCGTTCCTGCGCAGCGTGCCGCCCGCCCAGGTGCCCAACTTGGCGCACCGGCTGCGCTTTCCCTACGACACGCAGGCCGCGCTGGCGGTGTGGCGGGCCCTTTCCTTCAAGCCCGAGAGCTTCGTCGCGAACGCCGGCAAGCCCGCCGAATGGAATCGCGGCGCGTATCTGGTCGGCGGGCTGGGCCATTGCATCGCCTGCCATGGCCCTCGCGATTCGCTGGGCGCAACGCAGACCCAACTCGGCCTTTCGGGCGGGTTGATCGCAGTTGAGAACTGGTATGCGCCTTCGCTTGCCGATCCGCACGAGGCGGGCGTGGCCGACTGGCCCACGGCCGAAGTGGTCGCGCTGCTCAAGAGCGGCATCGCACCGCGCGGCTCTGTCATGGGGCCGATGGCCGACGTGGTGTTTCGCAGCACGCAGTACCTGAGCGAAGCCGACCTGGCCGCGATGGCAAGCTATTTGAAAGACCTGCCCGGCGCGCCGGCTCCGGCGTCTGGCGCGTCCGTGCGTCCTGCCATCGCCGTGCGCAGGGACGCCGGCACCATGGTGCGCGGCGCAAAGATCTACGACCAGCGTTGTGCCTATTGCCATGGCGACCAGGGCCAGGGAGTGCCGGGGGCGTTTCCGCCGTTGGCGGGCAACCGCGCCGTGAACATGGCGCAGACGGCAAACCTGATCCAGGTGATCGCGCACGGAGGCTACCTGCCCTCCACCGAAGGCAACCCGCGGCCTTACGGCATGCCGCCGTTCGGGCATCTGCTGGACGCGGCCGACGTGGCCGCGGTGCTCACCTTCATCCGCGGCTCATGGGGCAACGACAGCCCGCCAGTGACGCAACTCGACACCATGCGGCGCTGA
- a CDS encoding DsbC family protein — protein MKLARHLLLAACTLGAAVTALAGEAEIRKNLQARIPQFPAIDEVTKSPLPGLYEVRVNGFQIYYTDEQGNYLLQGNLIDVNARKNLTEERIEKLSQVSFDKLPVKDAIKIVRGTGKRKLAVFEDPNCGYCKRFEKDMKTVDNVTVYLFLYPVLGPDSATKSRDIWCSKDKGKAWADWMEANVKPTAAASSCDVTALQRNVEFGRKYNITGTPTLIFTDGTRTPGAIPAEQVEKQLTASTN, from the coding sequence ATGAAACTCGCACGCCACCTTCTTCTCGCCGCCTGCACCTTGGGTGCGGCCGTCACAGCCCTTGCCGGCGAAGCCGAGATCCGCAAGAACCTGCAGGCCCGCATTCCGCAGTTTCCGGCCATCGACGAAGTCACCAAGTCGCCGCTGCCGGGCCTTTATGAAGTGCGCGTGAACGGCTTTCAGATCTACTACACCGACGAGCAGGGCAACTACCTGCTGCAGGGCAACCTCATCGACGTGAATGCGCGCAAAAACCTGACCGAGGAGCGCATCGAGAAGCTCAGCCAGGTCTCGTTCGACAAGCTGCCCGTGAAGGACGCGATCAAGATCGTGCGCGGCACCGGCAAGCGCAAGCTCGCGGTGTTCGAGGACCCGAACTGCGGCTACTGCAAGCGCTTCGAGAAAGACATGAAGACTGTCGACAACGTGACCGTCTACCTGTTCCTCTACCCGGTGCTCGGCCCGGATTCGGCCACCAAGTCGCGCGACATCTGGTGCAGCAAGGACAAGGGCAAGGCCTGGGCCGACTGGATGGAAGCCAACGTCAAGCCCACCGCCGCCGCAAGCAGCTGTGACGTGACAGCGCTGCAGCGCAACGTGGAGTTCGGTCGCAAGTACAACATCACCGGCACGCCCACTCTGATCTTCACCGACGGCACCCGCACGCCGGGCGCCATTCCGGCAGAGCAGGTCGAAAAGCAACTCACCGCGTCCACCAACTGA
- a CDS encoding DUF2970 domain-containing protein has translation MVNLMRAVRAVLWSFIGLGGRRADAERRTEQVGVLPLIGVALVTVLLLIAGLLALAHFAAGT, from the coding sequence ATGGTCAATCTCATGCGCGCGGTACGCGCTGTTCTCTGGAGTTTCATCGGGCTGGGTGGCCGCCGCGCGGATGCCGAACGGCGCACCGAGCAGGTCGGCGTGCTGCCGCTGATCGGCGTGGCGCTGGTCACGGTGCTGCTGCTCATTGCGGGGCTGCTGGCGCTTGCGCACTTTGCGGCCGGCACGTGA